The proteins below are encoded in one region of Triticum aestivum cultivar Chinese Spring chromosome 1B, IWGSC CS RefSeq v2.1, whole genome shotgun sequence:
- the LOC123145286 gene encoding uncharacterized protein isoform X1: MGCTPCARRNGPERDRDRTSAVAVSSVQSLLVLGSGHSPAEMATFFLHKEKRKEFSFTCIKLFCGLKRISKSDARHYLPSGTQMEDYFERIVNLAWQLRQHLTQFIENVFGCIDWIPQCHEVQFSAYYGGSLPDTERYVHGQSSALSISNTTEELSISSTTEEQTAHRISEITIFRNGVSEICQRSYASWSSYILRGYRLGQRLALHLRGLCSLFVNEINTNLTRSLHRFWTTLQGSSEDIGWLQRTQTSLYTVDGTSRFQELLHDVRNGMHSLPDTLVYLLIPGLFSNHSPLYFLNTKRFFSKMGLTCHIAKIHSEASVEKNARELKLYIEELYWGSGKQVLLLGHSKGGVDAAAALSLYWSELKGKVAGLALVQSPYGGTPVASDILREGQIADRETRRIMELIVCKLIKGDMRALEDLTYDRRKDFISRHRLPVDELPIVSFHTEASTAPTVLATLTRIAQAELLPLLAVAPLPRFLSEYAESLLASLKLPVVMPVSAAMAATALHLRLRYGESSDGLVTRRDAEVPGSVVVRPERRLDHAWLVFSTLSRRRAEADATQVCEALLAMLVEIGGKRRRCLIEEIVT, from the exons ATGGGGTGCACTCCATGTGCTCGACGAAATGGCCCCGAGAGAGACAGAGATCGTACTTCTGCCGTTGCCGTCTCCTCAGTTCAGAGTCTGTTGGTCCTGGGCAGTGGGCACAGTCCTGCTGAAATGGCGACGTTTTTCTTGCATAAAGAAAAACGCAAGGAATTCAGCTTCACTTGCATCAAGCTGTTTTGTG GCCTAAAACGAATCAGCAAGAGTGATGCTCGCCATTATTTACCATCTGGAACTCAAATGGAGGACTATTTTGAGCGCATCGTAAACCTTGCTTGGCAGTTACGACAACACTTGACACAATTCATAG AAAATGTGTTTGGGTGCATTGATTGGATTCCTCAATGTCATGAAGTCCAATTCTCTGCTTACTATGGAGGATCATTGCCTGACACTGAAAGATATGTTCATGGACAGAGTTCTGCGTTGTCCATTAGCAATACTACAGAAGAGTTATCCATTAGTAGTACTACAGAAGAACAGACTGCACATAGGATATCTGAGATCACAATTTTCAGAAATGGCGTATCCGAAATTTGTCAAAG ATCATATGCTAGCTGGTCATCCTATATTTTGCGTGGCTACAGATTGGGACAAAGATTGGCACTCCATTTGCGAGGGCTGTGCAGTCTTTTTGTAAATGAGATTAATACCAACCTAACCAG GTCCTTGCATCGTTTCTGGACAACATTACAGGGCTCTTCTGAAGATATAGGGTGGTTGCAAAGAACTCAAACGTCGCTTTATACAGTTGATGGCACATCTCGCTTTCAGGAGCTTTTGCATGATGTCAG AAATGGCATGCATTCCCTGCCTGATACACTGGTTTACTTGCTCATCCCTG GCCTTTTTAGCAACCACAGTCCACTTTACTTTCTCAACACTAAAAGATTCTTTTCAAAGATGGGGCTTACTTGCCATATTGCAAAGATTCATAGTGAG GCATCAGTGGAGAAAAATGCACGGGAACTGAAACTATACATCGAGGAGCTCTACTGGGGATCTGGCAAACAGGTTTTGCTCCTGGGACATAGCAAGGGCGGAGTCGATGCGGCTGCCGCACTCTCATTGTACTGGTCCGAGCTTAAGGGCAAGGTCGCTGGTCTGGCACTGGTTCAGAGCCCGTATGGCGGCACCCCAGTGGCTTCCGACATCCTTCGAGAAGGCCAGATCGCTGACAGGGAGACGCGGAGGATCATGGAACTGATAGTGTGCAAACTAATCAAG GGCGACATGAGAGCTTTGGAGGACCTCACATACGACAGGAGGAAGGACTTCATTTCCAGGCACAGGCTCCCAGTGGACGAGCTGCCGATCGTCTCCTTCCACACCGAGGCCAGCACCGCCCCAACGGTGCTCGCGACGCTGACCCGCATCGCCCAGGCTGAGCTCCTCCCGCTACTCGCGGTGGCACCCCTGCCGCGATTCCTGTCCGAGTATGCAGAGTCATTGCTCGCTTCTCTGAAGCTGCCCGTGGTGATGCCGGTGTCGGCCGCAATGGCGGCCACCGCGCTCCACCTGCGGCTGCGGTATGGGGAGAGCAGCGACGGCCTGGTGACGCGGCGCGATGCCGAGGTGCCGGGGTCCGTGGTGGTCAGGCCTGAGCGGAGGCTGGACCACGCGTGGCTGGTGTTCTCGACGCTGAGCAGGCGCCGCGCCGAGGCCGACGCCACCCAGGTGTGCGAGGCCCTGCTGGCCATGCTCGTCGAGATCGGCGGCAAGAGACGTCGCTGCCTCATCGAGGAGATCGTTACATGA
- the LOC123145286 gene encoding uncharacterized protein isoform X2: MEDYFERIVNLAWQLRQHLTQFIENVFGCIDWIPQCHEVQFSAYYGGSLPDTERYVHGQSSALSISNTTEELSISSTTEEQTAHRISEITIFRNGVSEICQRSYASWSSYILRGYRLGQRLALHLRGLCSLFVNEINTNLTRSLHRFWTTLQGSSEDIGWLQRTQTSLYTVDGTSRFQELLHDVRNGMHSLPDTLVYLLIPGLFSNHSPLYFLNTKRFFSKMGLTCHIAKIHSEASVEKNARELKLYIEELYWGSGKQVLLLGHSKGGVDAAAALSLYWSELKGKVAGLALVQSPYGGTPVASDILREGQIADRETRRIMELIVCKLIKGDMRALEDLTYDRRKDFISRHRLPVDELPIVSFHTEASTAPTVLATLTRIAQAELLPLLAVAPLPRFLSEYAESLLASLKLPVVMPVSAAMAATALHLRLRYGESSDGLVTRRDAEVPGSVVVRPERRLDHAWLVFSTLSRRRAEADATQVCEALLAMLVEIGGKRRRCLIEEIVT; encoded by the exons ATGGAGGACTATTTTGAGCGCATCGTAAACCTTGCTTGGCAGTTACGACAACACTTGACACAATTCATAG AAAATGTGTTTGGGTGCATTGATTGGATTCCTCAATGTCATGAAGTCCAATTCTCTGCTTACTATGGAGGATCATTGCCTGACACTGAAAGATATGTTCATGGACAGAGTTCTGCGTTGTCCATTAGCAATACTACAGAAGAGTTATCCATTAGTAGTACTACAGAAGAACAGACTGCACATAGGATATCTGAGATCACAATTTTCAGAAATGGCGTATCCGAAATTTGTCAAAG ATCATATGCTAGCTGGTCATCCTATATTTTGCGTGGCTACAGATTGGGACAAAGATTGGCACTCCATTTGCGAGGGCTGTGCAGTCTTTTTGTAAATGAGATTAATACCAACCTAACCAG GTCCTTGCATCGTTTCTGGACAACATTACAGGGCTCTTCTGAAGATATAGGGTGGTTGCAAAGAACTCAAACGTCGCTTTATACAGTTGATGGCACATCTCGCTTTCAGGAGCTTTTGCATGATGTCAG AAATGGCATGCATTCCCTGCCTGATACACTGGTTTACTTGCTCATCCCTG GCCTTTTTAGCAACCACAGTCCACTTTACTTTCTCAACACTAAAAGATTCTTTTCAAAGATGGGGCTTACTTGCCATATTGCAAAGATTCATAGTGAG GCATCAGTGGAGAAAAATGCACGGGAACTGAAACTATACATCGAGGAGCTCTACTGGGGATCTGGCAAACAGGTTTTGCTCCTGGGACATAGCAAGGGCGGAGTCGATGCGGCTGCCGCACTCTCATTGTACTGGTCCGAGCTTAAGGGCAAGGTCGCTGGTCTGGCACTGGTTCAGAGCCCGTATGGCGGCACCCCAGTGGCTTCCGACATCCTTCGAGAAGGCCAGATCGCTGACAGGGAGACGCGGAGGATCATGGAACTGATAGTGTGCAAACTAATCAAG GGCGACATGAGAGCTTTGGAGGACCTCACATACGACAGGAGGAAGGACTTCATTTCCAGGCACAGGCTCCCAGTGGACGAGCTGCCGATCGTCTCCTTCCACACCGAGGCCAGCACCGCCCCAACGGTGCTCGCGACGCTGACCCGCATCGCCCAGGCTGAGCTCCTCCCGCTACTCGCGGTGGCACCCCTGCCGCGATTCCTGTCCGAGTATGCAGAGTCATTGCTCGCTTCTCTGAAGCTGCCCGTGGTGATGCCGGTGTCGGCCGCAATGGCGGCCACCGCGCTCCACCTGCGGCTGCGGTATGGGGAGAGCAGCGACGGCCTGGTGACGCGGCGCGATGCCGAGGTGCCGGGGTCCGTGGTGGTCAGGCCTGAGCGGAGGCTGGACCACGCGTGGCTGGTGTTCTCGACGCTGAGCAGGCGCCGCGCCGAGGCCGACGCCACCCAGGTGTGCGAGGCCCTGCTGGCCATGCTCGTCGAGATCGGCGGCAAGAGACGTCGCTGCCTCATCGAGGAGATCGTTACATGA
- the LOC123081509 gene encoding uncharacterized oxidoreductase At4g09670 has protein sequence MWSVLCKSGFRSHVATGGEHSASPLALAPTPHTHTGHKPTQRPTTQPAPAARPPAMSSAAPAPAPEEQRPRPVRFGIMGCASIARKLARAMLLAAPAAAVAAVGSRSEAKARLFAADNGLPAGARLHGSYEALLDDPAVDAVYLPLPTSLHVQWATAAAARGKHVLLEKPTALCAADLDAILAACDASGVQFMDSTMWMHHPRTAKMRDLLPADVGDVRVINSLFSFRANEDFLQNDIRVKPDLDALGVLGDAGWYCIRAILWAVNYELPKNVIALPDPVKNQAGVLIACGATLYWADGKTATFHCSFLANLTMDLTVVGTDGTLHVTDFIIPYEEKSGPFSVASRSNFAELHTGWVPQPSRHVVTTDLPQEALMVQEFCRLVQGIRDAGAKPEGKWPAITRKTQVVMDAVKASIDKGFESVDVVS, from the exons ATGTGGTCGGTACTCTGCAAGTCTGGATTCAGGTCGCACGTTGCTACTGGTGGTGAGCACTCGGCTAGCCCACTCGCGCTAGCTCctactccacacacacacaccggacACAAGCCCACCCAGCGCCCTACCACCCAACCAGCacccgccgcccgcccgcccgccatgtcgtccgccgcgccggcgccggcgccggaggagcagCGGCCGCGCCCGGTGCGCTTCGGCATCATGGGCTGCGCGTCCATCGCGCGCAAGCTCGCGCGGGCGATGCTGCTGGCCGCGCccgcggccgccgtggccgccgtcGGCAGCCGCTCCGAGGCCAAGGCGCGCCTCTTCGCCGCCGACAACGGCCTCCCCGCGGGCGCGCGCCTGCACGGCTCCTACGAGGCGCTCCTCGACGACCCGGCCGTCGACGCCGTCTACCTGCCGCTCCCCACCAGCCTCCACGTGCAgtgggccaccgccgccgccgcgcggggCAAGCACGTGCTCCTCGAGAAGCCCACCGCGCTCTGCGCCGCCGACCTCGACGCCATCCTCGCCGCCTGCGACGCCAGCGGCGTCCAGTTCATGGACTCCACCATGTGGATGCACCACCCCCGCACCGCCAAGATGCGCGACCTCCTCCCCGCCGACGTCGGCGACGTCAGAGTT ATAAACAGTCTGTTCAGCTTCCGAGCAAACGAAGATTTCCTCCAGAATGACATCAGGGTGAAGCCAGACCTCGACGCGCTGGGCGTACTCGGCGATGCCGGGTGGTACTGCATCCGCGCGATCCTGTGGGCCGTCAACTACGAGCTCCCGAAGAACGTGATCGCGCTCCCCGACCCTGTCAAGAACCAAGCCGGCGTGCTCATCGCCTGCGGCGCGACGCTCTACTGGGCCGACGGAAAGACGGCCACCTTCCACTGCTCGTTCCTCGCCAACCTCACCATGGACCTGACCGTCGTCGGCACCGACGGCACGCTCCACGTCACCGACTTCATCATCCCGTACGAGGAGAAGTCCGGCCCGTTCAGCGTGGCGTCCAGGTCGAACTTCGCCGAGCTCCACACCGGGTGGGTTCCGCAGCCCAGCAGGCACGTCGTCACGACTGACCTGCCGCAGGAGGCCCTGATGGTCCAGGAGTTCTGCAGGCTGGTGCAGGGCATCAGAGACGCCGGCGCCAAGCCTGAGGGCAAGTGGCCGGCCATCACCAGGAAGACGCAGGTTGTGATGGACGCGGTGAAGGCTTCCATTGACAAGGGATTTGAGTCTGTCGATGTTGTGAGCTAA